A window of the Chloroflexus sp. Y-396-1 genome harbors these coding sequences:
- a CDS encoding YbbR-like domain-containing protein, whose amino-acid sequence MSSVRSAILRALLAVGLSFALWSFVSFSENPEETVRFDDLTLQIVGLAEDMVVVDANGLPTTIFPSVDVTLRTDRRQRSELRPVDIRVVADLSRLGPGDHVVPINVQTTRSNLSFSVPPNGVEPAAINIRIEPIETVNVPINLDIVGSPPFSFERGEPEVRYNGAPISTVSVSGPQSRVMRVTAARTVANIAQLRASYVATLNLTPIDASNQPVEGVQVQPATVTVTIPINPVVGLRLVPVSPVIIGTPAPGFVVTGINVEPPLITLTGSSGPLDAISFLATEAIDIADARESVVRIVPLVVPAGTSPAQNEPNAVRVTVQITPIPLPFQVRLPVEVTLSGLNSGLTAVVSPNVVEMTFAGTSDRLNALAATPLVVTLNLNGIGVGVYQFRVQPLLPDGVRLVGEPPEVTVTIVSVPTPTPTPTPTPEPLPETEPTPTPEGG is encoded by the coding sequence ATGAGTAGTGTGCGTTCGGCCATCTTACGAGCCTTATTGGCAGTGGGCTTAAGTTTCGCTCTCTGGTCATTTGTTTCGTTTAGTGAAAATCCAGAAGAGACGGTGCGCTTCGACGATTTAACGTTGCAAATTGTTGGGTTGGCCGAAGATATGGTGGTGGTCGATGCCAATGGCCTGCCAACGACGATCTTCCCCTCAGTTGATGTCACCCTTCGCACCGACCGCCGTCAGCGTTCGGAACTACGACCGGTTGATATTCGGGTTGTGGCCGACCTAAGCAGGCTTGGGCCAGGTGATCATGTGGTACCGATTAACGTCCAAACCACCCGTAGTAATCTCTCGTTTAGCGTGCCGCCCAATGGCGTTGAACCTGCCGCTATCAATATCCGGATCGAACCAATCGAGACGGTGAACGTACCGATTAACCTAGACATTGTTGGTTCGCCACCGTTTAGCTTTGAACGGGGTGAGCCAGAAGTGCGCTACAACGGCGCCCCGATCAGTACGGTCTCGGTCAGTGGCCCGCAGAGTCGGGTGATGCGGGTTACTGCGGCCCGCACTGTTGCCAACATTGCCCAACTCCGCGCTTCATACGTGGCAACACTCAACCTGACTCCGATTGACGCTAGTAATCAGCCGGTTGAAGGGGTACAGGTACAACCGGCAACCGTAACCGTCACGATCCCAATTAACCCGGTTGTTGGCCTGCGGCTCGTGCCGGTATCACCGGTTATTATCGGCACTCCGGCACCGGGCTTTGTCGTCACCGGTATCAACGTTGAGCCGCCGTTAATCACGCTGACCGGTAGCTCTGGGCCGCTTGATGCTATCAGTTTTTTGGCAACGGAAGCGATCGACATTGCCGATGCCCGCGAGTCGGTGGTACGAATTGTACCGCTTGTTGTGCCAGCAGGTACCTCGCCGGCTCAAAACGAACCAAATGCAGTACGGGTCACCGTTCAGATCACACCAATTCCACTGCCATTTCAGGTACGTTTGCCGGTTGAGGTCACACTGAGCGGGCTAAATAGTGGATTGACGGCAGTAGTGTCGCCAAATGTGGTTGAGATGACCTTTGCCGGTACCAGCGATCGATTGAATGCATTGGCTGCTACTCCGCTCGTGGTAACGCTTAACTTAAACGGGATAGGCGTTGGTGTTTATCAGTTCAGGGTGCAGCCGCTCCTCCCCGATGGAGTTCGGCTGGTCGGTGAACCGCCAGAGGTCACCGTCACCATTGTGTCGGTGCCGACTCCAACCCCCACACCGACCCCAACGCCTGAGCCATTACCCGAAACCGAGCCAACCCCAACACCAGAAGGAGGATAA
- the argF gene encoding ornithine carbamoyltransferase, protein MTLRHFLSAADLSRTEVEALLDRAAALKAAWRSGMNDDRPLIGQTLALVFEKPSLRTRVAFEAGMTQLGGHPSYLSANDIDMGGRESVPDVARNLSRWVAIIAARVFKHATIETLARYASVPVINALSDREHPCQALADMLTLREHFGHLQGLTLAYVGDGNNVCHSLMLLGVTLGVNVRIGCPPDYRPAPDIVELAEQLADRHGATVTITASPQEAVTGADAVYTDVWASMGQEHEAARRRPVFTPYQVNAALMAHAAPHALAMHCLPAHRGEEITADVIDGPQSVVFEQAENRLHVQKALILLLLGK, encoded by the coding sequence ATGACACTGCGACACTTTCTCTCTGCAGCCGATCTCAGCCGCACGGAAGTTGAGGCATTGTTAGACCGGGCTGCGGCTCTCAAGGCCGCCTGGCGCTCTGGAATGAACGATGATCGTCCTTTGATAGGACAAACGCTGGCTCTCGTGTTTGAAAAGCCTTCCCTACGAACACGAGTCGCCTTCGAGGCCGGAATGACCCAGCTCGGTGGTCATCCTTCCTATCTCTCGGCCAACGACATCGATATGGGCGGGCGCGAGAGTGTCCCTGATGTTGCACGCAATTTGAGTCGTTGGGTCGCGATTATTGCTGCTCGTGTCTTCAAACATGCTACAATCGAAACACTGGCCCGCTATGCCTCGGTGCCGGTTATCAATGCACTCTCTGATCGAGAACACCCGTGTCAGGCCTTGGCCGATATGCTGACCCTGCGCGAGCACTTCGGTCATTTACAGGGTCTGACGCTAGCGTATGTCGGCGACGGAAATAATGTATGTCATTCGTTGATGTTGTTAGGAGTCACGCTGGGCGTCAATGTCCGAATCGGTTGTCCGCCAGATTACCGGCCCGCACCTGACATTGTCGAACTGGCAGAACAACTGGCCGACAGGCATGGCGCAACAGTAACTATTACCGCCTCACCACAGGAGGCTGTTACCGGTGCTGATGCAGTGTATACTGATGTCTGGGCATCGATGGGCCAAGAACATGAGGCAGCTCGTCGGCGTCCTGTCTTTACACCGTATCAGGTCAACGCAGCACTGATGGCCCACGCTGCACCACATGCGCTGGCAATGCACTGTTTGCCGGCCCATCGTGGGGAAGAGATTACGGCAGATGTGATCGACGGGCCGCAATCGGTGGTTTTTGAACAGGCCGAGAACCGACTCCACGTCCAGAAGGCGCTCATTCTGCTTTTATTAGGAAAGTAG
- a CDS encoding ATP-binding protein: MCPICRGAGYYTLDVPYGDPNFGVLITCRCKQAEKERRRYEELERLSNLAPLRDKTFATFDRTVPGVQRAFARAYEYAQSPQGWLVLFGGYGCGKTHLAAAIANEALNRHTPVLFTVVPDLLDHLRSTFGPNSETAYDERFELVRDVPLLILDDLGTENTTPWAREKLYQIMNHRYNYALPTVITSNRDPQDIDPRILSRMFDAAICRERILIEAGDYRRLSLEQRYNPRRRRRDTPRP; the protein is encoded by the coding sequence GTGTGTCCGATCTGTCGTGGCGCCGGTTATTATACGCTCGACGTACCGTATGGCGATCCCAACTTTGGCGTGCTGATCACCTGCCGGTGTAAACAGGCTGAAAAGGAACGGCGGCGCTATGAAGAGCTTGAACGGCTCTCGAATCTAGCTCCCTTGCGCGATAAAACCTTCGCCACCTTCGACCGCACAGTACCGGGTGTGCAGCGCGCATTTGCCCGCGCTTACGAGTACGCCCAAAGCCCTCAAGGCTGGCTGGTCTTGTTTGGCGGTTACGGCTGTGGCAAAACCCATCTGGCAGCAGCTATCGCCAACGAAGCCCTCAACCGCCATACACCGGTTCTTTTCACGGTTGTGCCCGATCTGCTCGATCATCTGCGGTCGACATTTGGTCCCAACTCCGAAACAGCCTACGATGAACGCTTTGAGCTGGTGCGCGACGTACCACTGCTGATTCTCGATGATCTGGGCACCGAGAATACCACACCCTGGGCACGGGAAAAACTTTACCAGATCATGAACCATCGGTATAATTATGCTCTACCGACGGTGATCACCAGTAATCGTGACCCGCAGGACATTGATCCACGGATTCTCTCGCGAATGTTTGATGCTGCGATCTGCCGAGAACGAATTTTGATTGAAGCAGGTGATTACCGCCGGTTAAGCCTTGAACAGCGTTACAATCCGCGCCGCCGCCGACGCGATACGCCTCGTCCGTAA
- a CDS encoding single-stranded DNA-binding protein, whose product MMRSFRGTVNRVELIGRLGADPEVRQVGNGVTVCRFNLATNRPAGIDEQGKRLSETEWTTVEAWERLAEVCGNYLQKGRRVMVMGSLRTDNWQDKESGQPRSRTYVRAEEVIFLDGGNGRQDNEQEDE is encoded by the coding sequence ATGATGCGCAGCTTTCGGGGTACGGTCAATCGGGTAGAGCTGATCGGGCGTCTGGGGGCCGATCCAGAGGTACGGCAAGTGGGTAATGGCGTCACCGTTTGCCGCTTCAACCTGGCTACCAATCGACCGGCAGGCATTGATGAGCAGGGCAAACGGCTGAGCGAAACTGAATGGACAACTGTGGAAGCGTGGGAGCGGTTGGCGGAAGTATGTGGAAATTATTTGCAAAAGGGGCGACGTGTGATGGTGATGGGAAGTCTACGGACAGATAACTGGCAAGATAAAGAGAGTGGTCAACCTCGCTCACGGACTTACGTGCGGGCCGAGGAGGTTATCTTCCTTGATGGAGGGAACGGCAGACAGGATAACGAGCAGGAGGATGAGTAA
- a CDS encoding DnaD domain-containing protein, translating into MTFSGFTTERLIGIPPEFFTEVLPAITKPSELKVTLHLFYRISRLRSRPRRLSWEDLLNDDVLRRSLQALSTLRSFEELLDEGLVAAVRRGTVLHLVEPRDGRVRNWYLINTSANRAWAEQVKASGIVPPTDELNGEQPSLIELYEQNIGLVTPLLLEELRAASDRYPAEWLEDAIREAVRANVRSWRYIQRMLERWATNGRESAPYHTGRPIDIEKYTSGQLGHLFRRGSDESDL; encoded by the coding sequence ATGACGTTCAGCGGCTTTACAACCGAACGACTGATCGGTATCCCTCCAGAGTTTTTCACCGAAGTGTTACCGGCGATCACAAAGCCGAGTGAACTCAAAGTCACCTTGCACCTTTTCTATCGGATCAGTCGCCTTCGCAGCCGTCCCCGTCGACTCAGTTGGGAAGATTTGCTGAACGACGATGTACTCCGCCGGTCATTACAAGCGCTCAGTACCTTACGCTCATTTGAAGAATTACTCGACGAAGGGCTGGTAGCGGCAGTACGGCGGGGTACAGTGTTACATCTGGTCGAACCGCGAGATGGTCGGGTTCGCAACTGGTATCTTATCAATACCTCGGCCAATCGGGCCTGGGCAGAACAGGTCAAGGCCAGTGGTATTGTACCGCCGACTGACGAACTGAATGGAGAACAACCGAGCTTGATCGAGCTGTACGAACAAAACATTGGTCTGGTAACGCCGTTACTGCTCGAAGAGCTGCGGGCTGCCAGTGATCGCTATCCAGCGGAATGGTTGGAAGATGCGATTCGCGAGGCAGTTCGCGCTAACGTGCGTTCGTGGCGTTATATTCAGCGCATGCTGGAGAGGTGGGCCACCAATGGACGAGAATCTGCGCCGTATCACACCGGACGACCTATCGATATTGAAAAATATACCAGCGGACAACTCGGACACCTCTTCCGCCGCGGAAGCGACGAGAGCGACCTCTGA
- a CDS encoding tetracycline resistance MFS efflux pump, whose amino-acid sequence MKSRSSLTFIFLTIFIDLLGIGIVLPLLPEYVKIVERSTWPWLAENRALIVGALTASYALMQFLFAPVLGALSDRFGRRPVLLLSLMGTGLSYLVFALAENLTFLGVETVIGLLFLARIVAGIMGASISTAQAYIADVTPPNERARGLGMIGAAFGLGFMLGPALGGLLANVSLQAPALFAALLSFANVTFGFFRLPESLPADKRSQAQKRNLNPISRLVAVAGDARVQPFILGSVLFNLAFAGLQSNFPVYSDVRFNFSPQQNAFIFAFIGLIAVIVQGFLIRKLVARFGEARLTITGLSLMAIGFAATGLATAGWMLFPAIGLVALGSGMVTPSLTSLVSQSVMATEQGSILGGVQSFNSLMMVVGPLLAGLLFDLLGPGAPYIFGAGLLTAALVVLFSALRERFSGRSQPEVATISTESMVNAE is encoded by the coding sequence ATGAAATCACGTTCGTCATTAACGTTTATCTTCCTGACAATTTTCATTGACCTACTCGGCATCGGTATCGTGCTACCGTTGCTGCCCGAATATGTCAAAATTGTTGAACGATCAACATGGCCATGGCTGGCTGAAAATCGCGCCTTGATCGTTGGCGCCCTGACGGCTTCGTATGCGTTAATGCAGTTTCTCTTTGCCCCAGTTTTAGGTGCCCTCAGTGACCGGTTTGGCCGCCGACCGGTACTGCTGCTCAGCCTGATGGGTACCGGTTTGAGTTATCTGGTTTTTGCCCTCGCCGAAAATCTGACGTTTCTCGGTGTGGAAACGGTCATCGGCTTGCTGTTTCTAGCCCGTATAGTTGCCGGTATTATGGGGGCGAGTATCAGTACGGCGCAGGCCTACATTGCCGACGTCACACCACCGAATGAGCGCGCTCGTGGTTTGGGTATGATCGGTGCAGCTTTCGGCCTCGGTTTTATGCTCGGCCCTGCGTTGGGCGGTCTGCTGGCTAATGTAAGTCTACAGGCTCCTGCTCTTTTCGCGGCGCTGCTCAGCTTTGCGAATGTGACATTCGGTTTCTTCCGCCTGCCCGAGTCGCTTCCGGCTGACAAGCGGTCACAGGCGCAGAAGCGCAATCTTAACCCAATTAGTCGTCTGGTGGCAGTTGCCGGTGATGCTCGTGTGCAGCCGTTCATTCTGGGGAGTGTTCTGTTCAACCTGGCCTTCGCCGGTTTACAGAGCAATTTCCCGGTCTATAGCGATGTGCGGTTTAATTTTAGCCCGCAGCAAAATGCCTTCATTTTCGCTTTCATCGGTCTAATCGCAGTCATTGTTCAGGGTTTTCTCATCAGAAAGCTGGTCGCTCGTTTTGGCGAAGCCCGCCTGACCATCACCGGTTTAAGTCTGATGGCCATCGGCTTTGCTGCAACCGGACTTGCTACTGCGGGTTGGATGCTCTTCCCAGCAATCGGTCTGGTAGCATTGGGAAGCGGCATGGTCACCCCCTCACTTACCAGTCTGGTTTCGCAGTCGGTAATGGCTACCGAGCAAGGCTCCATCCTAGGTGGGGTACAATCCTTCAACAGCTTGATGATGGTGGTCGGTCCGCTCCTGGCAGGCTTACTGTTTGACCTTCTAGGGCCTGGTGCGCCGTACATATTTGGCGCTGGACTACTAACCGCAGCACTGGTTGTTTTGTTCAGCGCACTGCGCGAGCGGTTCAGTGGACGGTCACAACCAGAAGTTGCAACCATATCTACTGAGTCTATGGTAAATGCTGAGTAG
- a CDS encoding tetratricopeptide repeat protein yields MAGNRAIFDRAIEQCREASAQGRWEDALRAAARALQEFPQDIEALTAAAVALYQTNRFDKALQAFRDLYEKDRTNAFFLNYIAQCYRQLGNVASAVESYRALADLHSAQRRTLQAAEALRELLTLQPDLDDQRRRLAQLYEDIGALPEAADTHLEIAQRLIAQGDLATALQEAEWALRLIPNQRTARELVNRLREQIGGQPVASPAMRGTSGLRPAYPTGALRGAASQPEQLVAEAIACQQAGDEERAITLYEQALQAGLERADVLYSLGLLYQSHGNLKAAVSVLTRAATDPEYALSAHFALGQVYRDLGQLPQAAQEFELTIGLVDLETVGKAEVDDLIAMYESAATIYEQIGDLARASSLYGTLADFLASKRWGRERAAEYKNRAKELADRNMFAKLRTIGTGVLQPQTASAPAEPAAPEIDTGRWGKIRPITDFLRSGRVPDVDQTPAAEPTTIEQLPLLERMSAPTVLPTPEFPPPTPLDPTGLDEVAAGWLELSGTYLAQGLLDAALDACMEVIHHNVDYLPIHLRMGEIYERQGRPEDALAKYQLLIETYRVRGESEKAIDVYFRFIELSPDAVNARSKLAELLKQTGRIEEAVQQLLQVANTYFRLGQTNKALEEFRRLLQWAPQHREVHAQYGLALLKLERFEAALDEFRQALELGSPDDPVALARLNITLALMGDQPNVIWDSLATVLAQLQKHPNEFAAVQAEYRAALLIADRALLHYLLAVIQQQHEQHHLALLELEQAQILLASEPDPMLPPALIYRASADSYIALGQAESALEQLRRGQAVAEQTSPEASTRYPFATPPSRGELVRRMAEAYAISDDLAGAEQALLEAKRLLPYDRTIYTKLAEVYFRQGKLAESLAQLDEMATYYEERQQLDRAIEMLEYAVRLAPNHIGMSNRLARMQLRRGYLDQGLAGLVRVSELQKRAGQLKDAVASLQEVAQTYWMLSDHERAREMYDRIVQIAPNDIDARQWLALMHTLARRTKEAISEKKQIARIFAQQRDYDNAIAELHQIIALDQQDMEAYFMLYDMLMRREEYGQAGQLCRRMLKMPGVETERVEAMLSAANRMLEQHKPAPPQS; encoded by the coding sequence ATGGCAGGCAACCGGGCAATTTTTGATCGAGCGATAGAACAGTGTCGGGAAGCATCGGCGCAGGGACGTTGGGAAGATGCGCTACGGGCAGCAGCACGGGCATTGCAAGAATTCCCGCAAGATATTGAGGCCCTGACCGCAGCCGCCGTTGCACTTTACCAGACAAACCGGTTCGATAAGGCGTTACAGGCATTCCGTGATTTATACGAAAAAGACCGCACCAATGCCTTTTTCTTGAACTACATTGCACAGTGTTATCGGCAATTAGGGAATGTTGCGTCTGCGGTTGAGTCTTATCGTGCGCTCGCCGATCTCCATAGTGCGCAGCGGCGTACCTTGCAGGCTGCCGAGGCGTTACGCGAATTACTTACACTTCAACCCGACCTCGATGATCAGCGTCGGCGGCTGGCCCAGCTCTATGAAGACATCGGTGCATTGCCTGAAGCTGCCGACACGCATCTGGAAATTGCTCAGCGTCTGATTGCCCAGGGCGATCTGGCCACCGCCTTGCAGGAAGCGGAATGGGCACTCCGTCTTATCCCTAACCAGCGTACTGCCCGTGAACTGGTAAACCGGCTCCGTGAACAAATCGGTGGGCAACCGGTTGCTTCTCCTGCGATGCGCGGCACGAGTGGTTTACGTCCTGCGTATCCAACCGGTGCTCTCCGGGGTGCCGCCTCGCAACCCGAACAACTGGTAGCCGAAGCAATTGCGTGCCAGCAAGCAGGTGATGAAGAACGGGCCATCACGCTTTACGAACAGGCTCTTCAGGCTGGTCTCGAACGGGCTGATGTTCTCTATTCGCTTGGTTTACTGTACCAGAGCCATGGTAATCTCAAAGCCGCAGTAAGTGTGCTTACACGTGCAGCGACCGATCCTGAATATGCACTTTCAGCCCATTTTGCATTAGGACAAGTCTACCGCGATCTTGGTCAGTTACCCCAGGCTGCGCAAGAGTTTGAACTCACCATCGGTCTGGTCGATTTAGAGACGGTTGGAAAAGCAGAAGTTGATGACCTGATCGCGATGTACGAGAGTGCAGCCACAATCTACGAGCAAATAGGCGATCTGGCTCGTGCTTCCTCATTGTACGGAACCCTGGCCGATTTTCTTGCCAGTAAGCGGTGGGGGCGCGAGCGGGCCGCTGAATATAAGAATCGAGCCAAAGAGCTTGCTGACCGCAACATGTTTGCCAAGCTCCGTACTATTGGCACTGGTGTCTTGCAGCCTCAGACTGCCTCTGCACCTGCGGAACCAGCCGCACCCGAAATAGATACCGGGCGTTGGGGAAAGATTCGCCCGATCACCGACTTCCTCCGTTCGGGAAGAGTGCCTGATGTCGATCAGACACCGGCAGCCGAACCAACAACTATCGAACAACTACCGTTGCTCGAACGGATGAGTGCACCAACGGTATTACCAACGCCAGAATTTCCACCACCAACCCCGCTCGATCCAACCGGCCTCGATGAAGTGGCTGCCGGATGGTTAGAACTGAGTGGCACCTACCTTGCTCAAGGCCTCCTCGATGCGGCGCTGGATGCCTGTATGGAGGTGATTCATCACAATGTCGATTACCTCCCGATCCACCTGCGTATGGGTGAAATCTACGAACGGCAGGGGCGCCCCGAAGATGCGCTGGCGAAGTATCAGTTGTTGATCGAAACCTATCGCGTACGTGGTGAATCGGAAAAGGCGATTGATGTCTACTTCCGTTTCATCGAACTCTCGCCCGATGCCGTTAACGCCCGATCGAAACTGGCCGAACTACTCAAACAGACGGGAAGAATCGAAGAGGCAGTTCAACAACTGTTACAAGTTGCCAACACCTACTTTCGCCTCGGGCAGACGAATAAAGCTCTGGAAGAGTTTCGGCGCTTGCTGCAATGGGCACCTCAACACCGTGAAGTGCATGCCCAGTACGGGTTAGCGCTCCTCAAACTCGAACGGTTTGAAGCTGCGCTTGATGAATTTCGTCAGGCGCTTGAGTTAGGTTCGCCCGATGATCCGGTAGCCCTGGCCCGGTTGAACATTACGTTGGCATTGATGGGTGACCAGCCAAATGTGATCTGGGACTCACTGGCAACGGTGCTGGCACAATTGCAGAAACATCCCAACGAATTTGCAGCGGTTCAAGCCGAGTATCGTGCCGCTTTGCTGATAGCCGATCGAGCCTTACTACATTACCTACTGGCAGTCATCCAGCAGCAACACGAACAGCACCATCTCGCCCTACTCGAGCTAGAACAGGCCCAAATTTTGTTGGCAAGCGAACCCGATCCGATGCTGCCACCAGCGTTGATCTATCGTGCATCCGCCGATAGTTATATTGCCCTCGGTCAAGCTGAATCAGCACTCGAACAGTTACGTCGTGGTCAGGCGGTTGCTGAACAGACTTCTCCCGAAGCATCGACACGGTATCCCTTTGCCACGCCGCCGTCGCGCGGTGAGTTGGTTCGACGGATGGCCGAAGCGTATGCTATCAGTGACGATCTGGCCGGTGCTGAACAGGCCTTGCTCGAAGCCAAACGACTCCTGCCGTATGATCGCACCATCTATACCAAACTGGCTGAAGTATACTTCCGACAAGGCAAACTGGCCGAGTCACTTGCTCAGCTTGATGAGATGGCTACTTACTACGAAGAACGACAACAACTTGATCGTGCAATTGAGATGCTCGAATACGCAGTACGGCTGGCGCCAAACCACATCGGTATGAGTAATCGACTGGCACGAATGCAACTGCGTCGCGGGTATCTCGATCAGGGATTAGCCGGACTGGTGCGCGTCAGCGAATTACAAAAACGGGCTGGCCAACTGAAAGATGCGGTCGCTTCGTTGCAAGAAGTTGCCCAAACGTACTGGATGCTCAGCGATCACGAACGTGCTCGCGAGATGTATGATCGTATCGTGCAAATTGCGCCAAACGATATTGATGCTCGTCAGTGGCTGGCACTCATGCATACCCTGGCCCGTCGCACAAAAGAAGCGATTAGCGAGAAAAAGCAGATTGCCCGTATCTTCGCCCAACAACGTGATTACGATAACGCTATCGCCGAGCTACATCAGATCATAGCCCTCGACCAACAGGATATGGAAGCTTACTTTATGCTGTACGACATGCTGATGCGGCGCGAAGAATACGGTCAGGCAGGCCAGCTCTGTCGGCGGATGCTCAAAATGCCAGGGGTTGAAACGGAACGAGTTGAAGCGATGTTGAGCGCCGCCAATCGTATGCTTGAACAACACAAGCCGGCGCCGCCACAGAGTTAG
- the cdaA gene encoding diadenylate cyclase CdaA — protein MIELERLWARLNPFTSPFTLIDILIVAAFFYWLLGIVRGTRAVQLLRGVGILLVISFLMPSIASDRLTLLNWLVVNVISPALIVAIPVLFQPELRRALESLGRSSDLFGRPFGGANRSELLETIQVISRAAAQLSQQGVGALMVVERRTQLQEFADRGVILDSRISIPLLLNIFYPNAPLHDMAVIIRGNRILAANVVLPLSEDIAGPRRYGTRHRAAKGITEQTDALAVVVSEETGAISLVSDGRIVSYLTEARLRTMLADLMQVPLDAETKRAA, from the coding sequence ATGATAGAACTTGAGCGTCTCTGGGCGCGGTTAAATCCGTTTACCTCGCCGTTCACGCTAATCGATATTCTCATTGTTGCGGCATTCTTTTACTGGCTGCTGGGGATTGTGCGTGGCACTCGGGCCGTACAATTACTCCGTGGCGTTGGTATTTTGCTGGTGATCTCTTTTCTTATGCCATCCATTGCCAGTGATCGCCTGACACTGCTCAACTGGCTGGTGGTGAATGTTATCTCGCCGGCGTTGATTGTCGCGATCCCAGTGCTCTTTCAGCCTGAATTACGACGTGCGCTCGAAAGTTTAGGCCGTTCAAGCGATCTCTTCGGCCGACCATTCGGCGGAGCCAACCGCTCAGAGTTGCTGGAAACCATCCAGGTTATCAGTCGTGCCGCAGCCCAACTCTCGCAGCAAGGGGTCGGCGCTCTGATGGTGGTCGAGCGGCGTACTCAGTTACAAGAATTTGCCGACCGTGGCGTAATCCTCGATTCACGAATTTCGATACCGCTCTTGCTCAATATTTTCTATCCGAATGCACCTCTGCACGATATGGCGGTTATCATCCGCGGGAACCGCATCCTGGCCGCCAATGTAGTCTTACCGCTCAGTGAAGACATTGCCGGGCCACGCCGCTACGGTACCCGTCACCGAGCAGCGAAAGGTATTACTGAACAGACAGATGCGCTAGCGGTCGTCGTCTCAGAAGAGACCGGCGCGATCTCGTTGGTAAGCGATGGCCGCATCGTAAGTTATTTAACTGAGGCACGTCTGCGAACAATGTTAGCCGATCTGATGCAGGTGCCGCTTGATGCAGAGACGAAGAGGGCGGCATGA